A genomic window from Lotus japonicus ecotype B-129 chromosome 1, LjGifu_v1.2 includes:
- the LOC130729488 gene encoding transcription factor UNE10, whose product MSQCVPSWDIDDNPPPPRASLRSNSNSTAPDVSMLDYDVAELTWENGQPSMHGLGLPRVPVKSSTTTTNTAPHKEAWEKPRGSGTLESIVNQATTLPQWGKSSFVGGDNIGGVYGNVLVPWLNPHRAAAIAAASASNTMTMDALVPCTNRSEEKSTQVIDSAATGGLGTSMMGGSTRVGSCSGVAATAAREDGAFLAEVAKRGKVATTRVPANSRDQSVSGSATFGMNSQHVTLDTCDMEFGLGFTSTSIGSLENTKTTTVDDHDSVCHSKPTRGDGAEERKRENRKSSVCTKRSRAAAIHNQSERKRRDKINQRMKTLQKLVPNSSKADKASMLDEVIEYLKQLQAQVQMINRFNMSSMMLPMTMQQQLQMSMMGPMGMGMGMGMGMGMGMGMDMNTMNRANMPGMPPVLHPSAFMPMASWDAATAATGGDRLQGPPATMMPDPMSTFFGCQSQPMNMEAYSRLAAMYQQLHQPPASGPKN is encoded by the exons atgagcCAGTGTGTTCCCAGCTGGGATATCGATGACAACCCACCACCCCCAAGAGCCTCTCTTCGTTCCAACTCCAATTCAACTGCCCCTGATGTCTCCAT GTTAGACTATGATGTTGCAGAGCTTACATGGGAAAACGGACAACCTTCCATGCATGGCTTAGGGCTGCCGCGAGTGCCGGTGAAATcatccactaccaccaccaatACCGCTCCTCACAAGGAGGCATGGGAAAAGCCTCGTGGTAGTGGCACCTTGGAGTCTATAGTGAACCAAGCCACTACCTTACCCCAGTGGGGTAAGTCATCTTTTGTTGGCGGTGACAATATTGGTGGCGTTTATGGGAACGTGCTAGTCCCATGGCTTAACCCACACCGCGCTGCGGCCATCGCAGCTGCCAGCGCCTCCAACACCATGACCATGGATGCGCTCGTGCCCTGCACGAATCGTTCTGAGGAGAAGAGCACCCAGGTCATTGATTCTGCTGCAACCGGAGGGCTTGGAACGAGCATGATGGGTGGTTCCACACGTGTGGGGTCATGCAGTGGTGTGGCTGCCACGGCTGCACGGGAGGATGGCGCGTTCCTGGCGGAGGTTGCAAAGCGTGGCAAGGTGGCGACAACACGCGTGCCGGCAAACAGCCGTGACCAGAGTGTGAGTGGCAGCGCCACCTTTGGGATGAACAGCCAGCACGTGACACTAGACACATGCGACATGGAGTTTGGTTTGGGTTTTACTTCCACCTCCATAGGGTCTTTGGAAAACACAAAGACCACCACAGTTGATGACCACGATTCTGTTTGCCATAGTAAACCAACG AGAGGGGACGGGGCggaggagagaaagagagaaaacagAAAATCTTCAGTGTGCACCAAAAGGAGCAGAGCTGCAGCTATACACAACCAATCTGAAAGG AAAAGGAGGGATAAGATAAACCAAAGAATGAAGACACTGCAAAAGTTGGTCCCAAATTCCAGCAAG GCTGATAAAGCTTCAATGTTGGATGAGGTGATAGAATATCTGAAGCAATTGCAAGCACAAGTGCAGATGATAAACAGATTCAACATGTCATCCATGATGCTCCCGATGACCATGCAACAACAACTTCAAATGTCGATGATGGGGCCAATGGGCATGGGGATGGGAATGGGTATGGGGATGGGAATGGGAATGGGGATGGATATGAACACCATGAATCGGGCTAACATGCCCGGCATGCCTCCAGTCCTCCACCCTTCTGCCTTCATGCCCATGGCCTCATGGGATGCTGCGACAGCCGCAACCGGCGGTGACCGGCTTCAAGGACCTCCAGCCACCATGATGCCTGACCCTATGTCCACATTTTTCGGATGCCAATCACAG CCCATGAACATGGAAGCCTATAGTAGGCTTGCTGCGATGTATCAACAGCTGCACCAGCCTCCAGCTTCTGGTCCAAAGAATTGA